A stretch of the Massilia varians genome encodes the following:
- a CDS encoding ATP-binding protein, translated as MNAVPESDPSAQPSPSQLDLADPGDAIPDAVAHARLDAAPAPLIADGAGRAGFRLHRFEVYNWGTFHQRVWRMHPGGDNMLLTGDIGSGKSTLVDALTTLLVPHNKISYNKAAGADARERSLRTYVLGHYKSERGDTGMTARAVPLRDHHSYSVLLGEFRNEGFEQSVTLAQVFWLKDPRGQPERFYVVADASLAIAEHFAGFGTDIAHLRKRLRGIAGVTLFDSFPPYGAEFRRRFGIASEQAMDLFNQTVSMKSVGNLTEFVREHMLEPFPVQARIDALIAHFDDLNRAHEAVLKAQAQIDALLPLTADCDRHAALAQSVDELRACRDALRSWFAGLKAALLDKRIAHLEADHERSTGKLVQLQELLRAQRRTRDDLTAAISANGGNRIEQIRNEIARLDITRQEKSARADKYSLIAGAVGLPGALDTDTFDANRRAVAQGQAKCIAQRDERSNRLTEAGVTVRELRRLHGDLTSELESLRQRRSNVPRQMLMVRDALCEALSIPADKLPFAGELIQVREEAQSWEGAAERLLHAFGLSLLVPEAYYAQVAAWTDRTHLGARLVYYRVRPSVTAERRPAHPQSLIHKLALQPDSPFYPWLEAELARRFDYACCDSMDQFRREQRAITPNGQVKAGGERHEKDDRHQIGDRTRYVLGWTNEAKIAALAKQERDLATRIHAHAQQIRTLKEEVEQWNKLHGLWQQLAVYGDFAELDWKPLVTEIDQLEREQRELAASSDLLRTLQEQLQELDEALAETEAQHGAAAKVEATMAEKLHQARFLREESGQVAAAIDDVRRASLEPRLEALRTEALGEHALTVESADNRERDMREFLQGRIDAEGKKIERLRDAIISAMQNYVVAWPLDVREVDVNIEAASEFRRMLQALQADDLPRFASRFKELLNENTIREIAGFQSQLKRERETIRERIDTINTSLHAIDYNPNRYIALEAEPSLDADLRDFQHDLRSCTEGALTGAPDEEYTETKFLQVRRIIERFRGREGSAEMDKRWTRKVTDVRNWFVFSASERWREDGREHEHYSDAGGKSGGQKEKLAYTVLAASLAYQFGLEWDVVRSRSFRFVVIDEAFGRGSDESARYGLELFRRMNLQLLIVTPLQKIHIIEPYVAGLGFVHSEEGRQSMLRYLSIEEFRAEREARSG; from the coding sequence ATGAACGCAGTGCCGGAATCCGATCCGTCCGCCCAGCCCTCCCCAAGCCAGCTCGACCTGGCCGACCCGGGCGATGCGATACCAGACGCAGTCGCGCATGCTCGTCTCGACGCTGCACCGGCACCGCTCATCGCGGATGGTGCGGGACGTGCGGGCTTCCGCCTGCACCGTTTCGAGGTATACAACTGGGGCACCTTCCACCAGCGCGTCTGGCGTATGCACCCCGGCGGCGACAACATGCTGCTTACCGGCGACATTGGCTCGGGCAAGTCGACCTTGGTGGACGCCCTGACGACCCTGCTGGTCCCGCACAACAAGATCTCGTACAACAAGGCGGCAGGGGCCGATGCGCGCGAACGCAGCCTGCGTACGTATGTGCTCGGCCACTATAAATCCGAACGCGGCGACACCGGCATGACCGCGCGCGCCGTGCCGCTGCGCGACCACCACAGTTATTCGGTCCTGCTTGGAGAATTCCGCAACGAAGGCTTCGAGCAGAGCGTGACGCTGGCCCAGGTATTCTGGCTGAAAGATCCCCGCGGCCAGCCCGAGCGTTTCTACGTTGTTGCCGATGCGAGTCTGGCAATTGCCGAGCATTTCGCCGGCTTCGGCACCGACATCGCGCACTTGCGCAAACGCTTGCGCGGTATTGCCGGCGTGACTCTGTTCGACAGCTTTCCACCCTACGGCGCCGAGTTTCGGCGCCGCTTCGGCATCGCGTCCGAGCAGGCGATGGATTTGTTCAACCAGACGGTCTCGATGAAGTCGGTCGGCAACCTGACCGAGTTCGTGCGGGAGCACATGCTCGAGCCGTTTCCGGTCCAGGCCCGTATCGACGCGCTGATCGCCCACTTCGACGACCTCAACCGCGCACATGAAGCGGTGCTCAAGGCGCAGGCCCAGATCGATGCACTGCTGCCCTTGACGGCAGATTGCGATCGTCACGCCGCGTTGGCGCAGAGCGTGGATGAACTACGCGCCTGCCGCGATGCGCTTCGTTCCTGGTTTGCCGGCCTGAAGGCCGCGCTGCTCGATAAACGTATCGCCCATCTCGAAGCCGATCATGAACGCTCCACAGGCAAGCTTGTCCAACTTCAAGAATTGTTGCGGGCACAGCGTCGGACGCGCGACGACCTGACCGCCGCAATTTCCGCCAACGGCGGCAACCGTATCGAGCAGATCAGGAACGAGATCGCCCGCCTCGACATCACCAGGCAGGAAAAATCTGCACGTGCAGACAAATACAGCCTGATCGCCGGCGCGGTCGGCCTGCCTGGCGCGCTCGACACGGACACCTTCGACGCAAACCGCCGCGCCGTCGCGCAAGGCCAGGCCAAGTGCATCGCGCAGCGCGACGAGCGCAGCAACCGGCTGACCGAAGCCGGTGTCACGGTACGCGAATTGCGCCGCCTGCATGGCGACCTCACCAGCGAACTCGAATCGCTGCGCCAGCGCCGCTCGAATGTCCCGCGCCAGATGCTGATGGTGCGCGATGCGCTGTGCGAGGCCTTGTCCATCCCTGCGGACAAGCTGCCGTTTGCCGGTGAACTGATTCAGGTGCGCGAAGAGGCGCAGTCCTGGGAGGGAGCGGCCGAGCGCCTCCTGCACGCATTTGGGTTGTCGCTGCTGGTGCCCGAAGCCTATTATGCCCAGGTCGCGGCCTGGACGGATCGTACCCACCTCGGTGCACGCCTGGTCTATTACCGGGTACGCCCGAGCGTGACGGCCGAGCGGCGACCGGCACATCCGCAGTCGCTGATACACAAGCTGGCCCTCCAGCCCGACTCTCCCTTTTATCCCTGGCTAGAGGCGGAGTTGGCACGGCGCTTCGACTATGCGTGCTGCGACAGCATGGACCAATTCCGCCGTGAGCAGCGGGCGATCACACCCAACGGTCAGGTGAAAGCCGGCGGCGAGCGGCACGAGAAAGACGATCGCCACCAAATCGGCGACCGGACGCGCTATGTGCTGGGTTGGACCAACGAGGCGAAGATCGCCGCGCTCGCCAAGCAAGAACGCGATCTCGCCACGCGCATCCACGCGCATGCCCAGCAGATTCGAACGCTCAAGGAAGAAGTCGAGCAATGGAACAAGCTGCACGGCTTGTGGCAGCAATTGGCGGTTTACGGCGACTTCGCGGAACTGGACTGGAAACCATTGGTGACGGAGATCGACCAGCTCGAACGCGAGCAGCGGGAGCTGGCCGCGTCGTCCGACCTGCTGCGCACGCTGCAGGAGCAACTACAGGAGCTCGACGAGGCCCTCGCCGAGACCGAGGCCCAGCACGGCGCTGCTGCCAAGGTCGAAGCGACCATGGCCGAAAAGCTGCACCAGGCACGTTTTCTACGCGAGGAATCCGGCCAGGTGGCCGCTGCCATCGACGATGTCCGCCGTGCGTCACTGGAACCGCGGCTTGAAGCCTTACGCACCGAGGCGCTGGGCGAGCATGCACTGACGGTCGAATCGGCCGACAACCGAGAGCGCGACATGCGCGAATTCTTGCAAGGGCGGATTGATGCCGAAGGCAAGAAGATCGAGCGTTTGCGCGATGCGATCATTTCGGCCATGCAGAATTATGTGGTCGCCTGGCCCCTGGATGTGCGCGAGGTCGACGTCAATATCGAGGCCGCCAGCGAATTCCGGCGCATGCTGCAAGCCTTGCAGGCAGACGATCTACCGCGCTTTGCCAGTCGCTTCAAGGAGCTGCTGAATGAAAACACGATCCGAGAGATTGCCGGCTTCCAGTCGCAACTCAAACGCGAGCGTGAAACCATCCGCGAACGGATCGACACCATCAACACGTCGCTCCATGCGATCGACTACAACCCGAACCGCTACATCGCGCTGGAGGCGGAGCCGAGCCTGGACGCCGACCTGCGCGACTTCCAGCACGACTTGCGCAGCTGTACCGAGGGCGCTCTGACGGGGGCGCCCGATGAGGAATATACTGAGACCAAATTCCTACAGGTGCGGCGCATTATCGAGCGTTTCCGGGGCCGCGAGGGTAGCGCCGAGATGGACAAGCGTTGGACCCGCAAGGTTACCGATGTGCGAAACTGGTTCGTGTTTTCGGCCTCGGAGCGTTGGCGTGAAGACGGCCGCGAACATGAGCACTATTCCGATGCGGGCGGTAAATCAGGCGGCCAGAAAGAAAAGCTCGCCTATACCGTGCTCGCAGCCAGCCTGGCCTACCAGTTTGGCCTCGAGTGGGATGTGGTTCGCTCGCGCTCGTTCCGCTTCGTTGTGATCGACGAAGCCTTCGGCCGTGGTTCCGATGAGTCGGCGCGTTATGGTCTGGAATTATTCCGGCGCATGAATTTACAACTGCTCATCGTGACCCCGCTGCAGAAAATCCACATCATCGAACCCTATGTGGCCGGCCTCGGGTTCGTGCACAGCGAAGAGGGCCGTCAATCTATGTTGCGCTACCTGAGCATCGAGGAATTCCGGGCTGAACGCGAGGCGCGCAGCGGATGA
- a CDS encoding DUF3322 domain-containing protein has protein sequence MKVQHAARWSGPGDIVASVRQLWDSGAILRARLESVPIFPYEIRLRQPGGADLGDEFDAVRHWIGALVGSSRTGGGQGYELVWRDINHRQLGRNRIPIAAIVSTEDDALRLIGRTAEARRFDRLARVTLEEFPLLRSWLSRQPLKLIEHSESWDKVLAVLRWFSAHPRAGLYLRQLDIEGVDTKFIEARKGLFTDLLNEIMPSESILASANGVRQFEARFGLLTKPALIRFRVLDPVCYIGGLSDITAPVVQFAALDSNVRRVFITENEVNALAFPASPSSMVIFGGGYGVDRLEQATWLADREVFYWGDIDTHGFVILDRLRSHVPHVRSLLMDANTLDAHRSLWGSEDPATRFTGELKRLREDEQQLFAALRDNVYATNLRLEQERIRYSWAMEAIASLTPDVDKD, from the coding sequence ATGAAGGTTCAGCATGCTGCCAGGTGGTCTGGCCCTGGCGATATCGTCGCCAGCGTTCGTCAACTATGGGATAGCGGCGCAATTTTGCGCGCCAGGCTCGAGAGCGTCCCCATTTTTCCGTATGAGATCCGCCTTCGGCAACCTGGTGGCGCCGACCTGGGGGACGAGTTCGATGCAGTCCGCCATTGGATTGGCGCGCTCGTCGGATCGAGCCGGACTGGGGGCGGGCAGGGCTATGAGCTGGTATGGCGCGACATTAATCACCGTCAGCTCGGACGCAACCGTATTCCAATTGCCGCTATCGTTTCCACAGAAGACGATGCATTGCGCCTCATCGGCCGGACTGCCGAGGCCAGACGTTTCGATCGACTCGCAAGGGTGACGCTGGAAGAGTTTCCCCTTTTGCGCAGCTGGCTCAGCCGACAACCGCTCAAGTTGATTGAGCATTCTGAGTCTTGGGACAAGGTTCTCGCCGTCCTGCGCTGGTTCAGCGCGCACCCGCGAGCTGGCCTCTACCTGCGCCAGCTCGATATAGAGGGTGTCGACACCAAGTTCATCGAAGCAAGAAAGGGCTTGTTCACCGACTTGCTCAATGAAATCATGCCATCTGAATCAATCCTGGCAAGCGCAAATGGCGTCCGTCAATTCGAGGCGCGGTTTGGATTGCTGACCAAGCCTGCACTTATCCGCTTTCGTGTGCTCGATCCTGTCTGCTACATCGGCGGGCTATCCGATATCACGGCACCCGTGGTCCAGTTCGCCGCACTCGACAGCAATGTGCGACGGGTCTTCATTACCGAAAACGAGGTGAATGCGCTGGCTTTTCCCGCATCGCCGTCGAGCATGGTGATCTTTGGCGGCGGATATGGGGTCGACAGGCTGGAGCAGGCCACCTGGCTAGCTGATCGTGAGGTGTTTTACTGGGGCGACATTGACACCCATGGTTTCGTGATTCTGGACCGTCTCCGGTCCCATGTGCCGCACGTCCGCTCGCTTCTCATGGATGCCAACACCCTCGATGCGCATAGATCCTTGTGGGGCAGTGAAGATCCCGCCACCCGCTTTACCGGCGAACTCAAGCGACTGCGTGAAGACGAACAGCAGTTATTCGCCGCCCTTCGCGACAACGTGTATGCGACGAATCTGCGCTTAGAGCAGGAACGGATTCGCTACTCCTGGGCGATGGAAGCGATCGCCAGCCTGACGCCGGATGTGGATAAGGACTGA